A portion of the Litorimonas taeanensis genome contains these proteins:
- a CDS encoding AAA family ATPase, protein MVSKANRYELWDEFLEAWPVEAVETLTLTQYTSSADDRLGDNPEYPFTYWLESITNDLGSIWGGSAFKFGIFKRAKKEEKTADKSRSYSDDYGWYAKFGDDPETAFKNVKSAILEIIKNVKNGRLDLIDKSPIGDVVSWKVAFLYQDRNKPIVVPIYAARSIRDTHPNIKPSTPLSRCHEILIGERNGVDIFDYYDQLLQHSEAHDEDSKEQLKITINSYPKNLILYGPPGTGKTWTSSEIAVKICDGQAPVDRGALMDRYRDLVKSGRIAFTTFHQSMGYEEFVEGLRPVTDGDTDEGASSGGFRLVARNGLFRNICALAKQSGTHNSKIDINLDKHAIFKMSLGNAKTEPHIYAASLKKDCITLGYGGQFDWSDPKFNKYDKVKAQWDSLGVNGQDMTSGIREFRKFRCDMSIGDIVIVSDGNSAFRAIGQIIGNYEYAEPSDDGEDPFDEGNYYHHRRKVKWLKILEESLPVENIKSGKFTQSSCYRLDKLQINFDVLERLISAGETGKSNLANNEVQNYVLIIDEINRANISKVFGELITLLEPDKRIGSGPNALQVTLPYSRDKFGVPQNLYIVGTMNTADRSIALLDTALRRRFSFKEMMPRYDIPPIDRKVEGIHLGKFLKAINARIEWMFDRDHQIGHSFLTSVQTQDDLDQVMRDKIIPLLTEYFYEDWEKVCVALNDKGNQFIKKKKLIAPTMQGSEEEERFRYKVKVKPFPLEAYKTVYQS, encoded by the coding sequence ATGGTTTCGAAGGCCAACAGGTATGAATTGTGGGATGAATTTCTTGAAGCATGGCCTGTTGAGGCTGTAGAGACCCTCACTTTAACTCAGTATACAAGTAGTGCGGATGACAGATTAGGTGATAATCCTGAATACCCTTTTACCTATTGGTTGGAGTCCATAACTAATGATCTCGGGTCTATATGGGGTGGGTCTGCTTTCAAATTTGGCATTTTCAAAAGAGCTAAAAAAGAAGAGAAAACAGCAGATAAATCACGGTCCTACTCAGACGATTATGGTTGGTATGCCAAATTTGGGGACGACCCAGAAACAGCTTTTAAAAATGTTAAATCTGCGATTTTGGAAATTATAAAGAATGTAAAAAATGGCCGTCTGGACTTAATTGATAAGTCGCCCATTGGTGACGTCGTTTCCTGGAAAGTAGCTTTTTTATATCAGGATCGTAACAAGCCAATAGTTGTTCCGATTTATGCGGCACGTTCAATTCGTGATACCCATCCAAACATTAAACCGAGCACGCCACTTAGCCGATGCCATGAGATTTTGATAGGTGAAAGAAATGGTGTCGACATTTTCGATTACTATGATCAGCTATTACAACATAGCGAAGCTCATGACGAGGACTCTAAAGAACAGCTAAAGATTACTATAAACAGCTATCCTAAGAACCTCATATTATATGGCCCTCCTGGGACAGGCAAAACATGGACAAGTTCAGAAATTGCAGTGAAAATTTGTGATGGACAGGCTCCCGTTGATCGTGGTGCTCTGATGGATCGTTATAGAGACTTGGTTAAATCAGGACGTATAGCCTTTACAACATTTCACCAATCAATGGGTTATGAAGAATTTGTGGAGGGCTTACGGCCGGTCACAGATGGAGACACAGATGAAGGGGCATCTAGTGGGGGCTTTCGTCTTGTCGCACGCAATGGCTTGTTTCGTAATATTTGCGCTCTTGCTAAGCAAAGTGGAACCCATAACTCAAAAATTGACATTAACCTTGATAAGCATGCGATCTTTAAGATGTCGCTTGGGAACGCAAAGACCGAACCGCATATTTATGCTGCATCATTAAAAAAGGATTGCATAACTCTTGGATATGGAGGGCAGTTTGATTGGTCTGATCCTAAATTCAATAAGTATGACAAAGTAAAAGCTCAATGGGATTCTCTTGGCGTAAATGGGCAAGATATGACGAGTGGGATAAGGGAGTTTCGCAAGTTTCGGTGTGACATGTCTATTGGCGATATTGTAATAGTCTCTGATGGGAATTCTGCCTTTCGCGCAATAGGGCAAATAATTGGTAATTACGAATATGCAGAACCTAGTGACGATGGGGAAGACCCTTTCGATGAAGGTAATTATTACCATCACCGAAGAAAAGTAAAATGGCTGAAGATTTTAGAAGAGTCATTGCCTGTAGAAAACATTAAGTCGGGAAAGTTCACCCAATCGAGTTGCTACCGACTAGATAAATTACAAATAAATTTTGACGTTCTTGAGCGCTTAATCTCTGCTGGCGAGACAGGTAAGTCCAATCTCGCTAATAATGAAGTGCAAAATTATGTTCTTATTATTGATGAAATAAACCGCGCTAATATATCAAAAGTTTTTGGTGAACTAATTACGCTTCTTGAGCCCGATAAACGAATTGGTTCAGGGCCTAATGCTCTACAAGTCACTCTGCCGTATTCCAGAGACAAATTCGGTGTGCCACAAAACCTTTATATCGTTGGAACGATGAACACAGCGGATCGTTCAATTGCGCTTTTGGATACAGCGTTACGGCGGAGGTTTAGTTTTAAAGAAATGATGCCGCGCTATGATATTCCCCCGATTGATAGAAAGGTCGAAGGCATTCATCTAGGAAAATTTCTGAAAGCAATTAATGCCCGTATAGAATGGATGTTCGACAGGGATCATCAAATTGGTCACAGCTTTCTAACAAGCGTTCAGACTCAAGACGATTTAGACCAAGTAATGCGCGACAAAATAATACCCCTACTTACGGAGTACTTTTATGAAGATTGGGAAAAAGTATGTGTCGCGCTGAATGATAAAGGCAATCAGTTTATAAAGAAGAAAAAACTTATTGCTCCAACAATGCAAGGCTCTGAGGAAGAAGAAAGATTTCGTTACAAAGTTAAAGTTAAGCCCTTTCCTTTAGAGGCTTATAAAACGGTTTATCAATCGTGA
- a CDS encoding type III restriction-modification system endonuclease translates to MTRQIFKHMAYQGEAVDAVVDCFEGQPRESGFRYRMDPGLIKKGERLRQDYELEALRNTEIRLTEGDVLKNINGVQQRGIAKNRAMTREGALRDAYGKDWFNGGKLAAPKICGINLDVEMETGTGKTYVYIKTIFELNKRYGWSKFIVMVPSIAIREGVYKTFSDTADHFQSDYETKANVFIYNSRHLDKLESFSSNAGIQVMVINTQAFNATGKDARRIFMELDEFQSRRPIDVIAANRPILILDEPQKMEGTKTVESLAKFNPLFTLRYSATHKTVHNLVHRLDALDAYNKKLVKKIAVRGITVRHLPGTSDYLYAEQIRVSTTRPPQVRLRIESKTASGTVKRKSIWGDKGTNLSDASGGIGAYGDYVISDIRADRNEVHFTAKDPIKVGQVYGDVTEDTLRRIQIRETIRAHLEKEKRLFSQGIKVLSLFFIDSVAKYRIYGDEGATGGEYAHIFEEEYKRAVDELGVLDDPDYMAYLARDEASQIHQGYFSVDKKGKLKDPKEAKKGEFAGHAMGEDASDAYELILKDKARLLSIEEPVRFIFSHSALREGWDNPNVFQICTLKQSSNDISRRQEVGRGLRICVNKLGDRMDDPAIVHTINVLTVIASESYEDFVDGFQKETRESLKARPKQANEAYFKGKIFEIEGGDNVLVDEAMARALYRYLIKNDYTDDNDHLNETYQTDKENGTLAALPETIEPYAVQAFALIDSVLSDASLPSIDDDLAKLENKRHEDNFAKKEFQKLWKTINRKAVYLVDFDTDELIANCIKAIDKNVRVVATTYTVKKGEQRDSFSADDLQSGQSFGNEVREDQAAFGEKSLGLSNVRYDLVGDISKKTALTRKTVGRILQGISTAVFSTYRDNPEMFISEVSKVVDDEKATAVVEHISYNLLDETFSDADIFTKSTIIPDGLKRAKPAKKHVYEYVISDSGTERKFSGELDASGDVVVYAKLPGGFYIPTPVGNYNPDWAIAFEENAVKHIYFVAETKGSMRSMDLRQKELGKIDCARKFFAKMQSPKIQYDVVDSFDKLIDVVRK, encoded by the coding sequence ATGACCCGTCAGATATTCAAACATATGGCCTATCAGGGCGAGGCGGTGGACGCTGTCGTCGACTGCTTTGAAGGCCAGCCACGCGAGAGCGGGTTTCGTTATCGCATGGATCCGGGCCTCATAAAAAAGGGCGAGCGCCTGCGGCAAGACTATGAGCTGGAAGCTTTGCGGAACACTGAAATCCGCCTCACTGAAGGCGATGTATTAAAAAACATCAATGGGGTTCAACAACGCGGCATTGCCAAAAACCGCGCTATGACCCGCGAGGGCGCTCTACGCGATGCCTATGGTAAGGACTGGTTTAATGGCGGGAAGCTCGCCGCGCCTAAAATCTGCGGGATTAATCTGGATGTAGAGATGGAGACAGGCACGGGTAAAACCTATGTCTATATTAAAACCATTTTTGAGCTGAATAAGCGCTATGGCTGGAGCAAATTCATCGTCATGGTGCCGAGCATCGCTATTCGTGAGGGCGTCTATAAAACCTTCTCTGACACGGCTGATCACTTCCAAAGCGATTATGAGACGAAAGCCAATGTCTTTATCTATAATTCGCGGCATCTGGATAAGCTGGAAAGTTTCAGCTCCAATGCCGGCATTCAGGTCATGGTTATCAATACGCAGGCTTTTAATGCGACTGGCAAGGATGCCCGCCGTATTTTTATGGAACTGGATGAGTTTCAATCACGTCGACCGATAGATGTGATCGCCGCCAACCGTCCCATTCTTATTTTGGACGAACCGCAAAAGATGGAGGGAACAAAGACGGTTGAAAGCCTAGCGAAGTTTAATCCACTTTTCACTCTGCGTTACTCTGCAACCCACAAAACGGTTCATAATCTGGTGCACCGCCTTGATGCGCTTGATGCCTATAACAAAAAGTTGGTCAAGAAGATTGCCGTGCGCGGGATAACTGTCCGTCACTTGCCGGGGACGAGTGATTATCTCTATGCGGAGCAAATCCGTGTCTCCACGACTAGGCCACCGCAGGTGCGCTTACGTATTGAGAGTAAAACCGCTAGCGGAACCGTAAAACGAAAATCTATCTGGGGCGATAAAGGCACGAACCTTTCAGATGCTTCTGGCGGGATTGGTGCGTATGGGGATTATGTCATTTCGGATATTCGCGCGGATCGGAACGAGGTACATTTCACGGCAAAGGACCCAATAAAGGTCGGACAGGTTTATGGCGATGTCACCGAAGATACACTGCGCCGCATTCAGATACGCGAAACTATCCGCGCCCATTTGGAGAAAGAAAAGCGACTATTTTCTCAAGGTATAAAAGTGCTTTCTCTATTCTTTATAGACAGTGTCGCTAAATATCGCATTTACGGGGATGAAGGCGCAACGGGCGGTGAATATGCCCATATCTTCGAAGAAGAGTATAAACGCGCCGTGGATGAATTAGGTGTTTTAGATGACCCCGACTATATGGCTTATTTGGCCCGTGATGAGGCTTCGCAAATCCATCAGGGTTATTTTTCTGTCGATAAGAAAGGTAAGCTCAAAGACCCGAAGGAAGCAAAAAAGGGGGAGTTTGCAGGCCATGCTATGGGCGAAGATGCGTCTGATGCCTACGAGCTTATCCTGAAGGATAAGGCACGGCTTTTATCTATCGAGGAGCCTGTACGTTTTATCTTCTCTCATTCGGCTCTGCGCGAAGGCTGGGACAATCCTAATGTCTTCCAGATTTGCACGCTCAAACAAAGCAGCAATGATATTTCAAGGCGTCAAGAAGTCGGGCGGGGTCTACGAATTTGCGTTAACAAATTAGGCGACCGCATGGATGACCCGGCTATTGTCCACACTATCAATGTCCTTACCGTTATCGCCAGTGAGAGCTATGAAGACTTTGTCGACGGCTTTCAGAAGGAAACTCGGGAGAGCCTTAAGGCGCGGCCCAAACAAGCGAATGAAGCTTATTTCAAAGGCAAGATATTTGAAATTGAGGGCGGTGATAATGTGCTGGTTGATGAGGCCATGGCCCGCGCGCTTTATCGCTACCTCATCAAGAATGATTATACGGATGATAATGATCATCTCAATGAGACCTATCAAACCGATAAAGAGAATGGAACTTTGGCGGCCTTACCGGAGACAATTGAGCCTTATGCAGTACAGGCCTTTGCTCTAATCGATAGCGTACTGTCGGATGCCAGCCTGCCATCAATTGATGACGACCTGGCCAAGCTGGAAAACAAGCGCCACGAGGATAACTTCGCTAAAAAAGAATTTCAGAAGCTCTGGAAAACTATCAATCGCAAAGCGGTCTATCTGGTGGATTTCGATACGGATGAGTTGATCGCTAATTGCATAAAGGCCATCGATAAAAATGTTCGTGTCGTTGCAACAACCTATACCGTCAAAAAAGGCGAGCAAAGAGATAGCTTCTCAGCAGATGACCTTCAGAGCGGTCAAAGTTTTGGAAATGAAGTGCGTGAAGATCAAGCCGCATTTGGTGAAAAATCGTTAGGGCTTTCCAATGTACGATATGACCTCGTCGGAGATATATCAAAGAAAACCGCTCTAACACGCAAAACTGTAGGTCGGATTTTGCAAGGAATTAGCACTGCTGTTTTTAGCACATACAGGGACAATCCTGAGATGTTCATCTCAGAAGTGTCCAAAGTCGTTGATGACGAAAAGGCCACGGCAGTTGTCGAGCATATCAGTTATAACCTTCTCGATGAAACATTCAGTGACGCTGATATTTTTACTAAATCCACAATCATACCTGACGGATTGAAACGTGCAAAACCTGCTAAGAAACATGTCTATGAATATGTAATCAGCGACTCTGGTACAGAGCGAAAATTCTCAGGTGAGCTCGATGCAAGTGGAGACGTCGTTGTCTACGCCAAGCTTCCAGGCGGCTTTTATATTCCTACGCCTGTTGGCAATTATAATCCCGATTGGGCCATCGCTTTTGAAGAGAACGCCGTAAAACATATCTATTTCGTCGCTGAAACAAAAGGTTCAATGCGCTCTATGGATTTGCGCCAAAAAGAACTTGGGAAAATAGATTGTGCCCGAAAATTTTTCGCGAAGATGCAGTCCCCAAAGATACAATACGACGTGGTCGACAGCTTTGATAAGTTAATTGATGTTGTGCGGAAATAA
- a CDS encoding helicase-related protein yields MRTLDNINDLFGDDLKGRIKKGSKLQIAASCFSIYAYEALKKELEKVDALEFIFTAPTFVPNEQSDKIRKERREFSIPKRDRERGLYGTEFEIRLKNQLTQKAIAKECADWIRRKARFKSNTTSAPMQQFACIPGNDAMAYMPIQGFTAVDLGYEQGNAVSNMVNCLNEPTMAKTFLDLFENIWRDPTKLQDVTEQLCNHIENIYQENAPDKVYFLILYNIFNEFLEDLSEDVLPNDLTGYQDSVVWNTLYNFQKDAAVGLINKLETYNGCILADSVGLGKTFTALGVIKYYELRNKAVLVLCPKKLAGNWQTYNSNLKTNILAKDRLNYDILCHTDLSRTSGESLGLPLNQVNWGNYDLVVIDESHNFRNNEALKEKETRYQKLMRMVIREGVMTKVLMLSATPVNNRFTDLRNQLALAYEGESSTLSKKLGTERPIEDIFKRAQAVFNDWSKLPTEERTAELILERLDFDFFKLLDSVTIARSRKHITTYYDTADIGDFPNRRQPVSHRCKLTSRTDVMSFNEIYTDLRQVKMSVYAPISYVLPSRLKKYEEMYDTEVREGKGRLTQMDREKALQSLMTVNLLKRLESSVHAFRLTLEKLNNFYLSTLEKIAAYEATGKMESIDNIIDDLDPDDDELPTPEEQLIGGKIKIDLADIDLPSWKHELQGDQHLLSHLLLEMEKVSPEDDFKLQHLIQSVKDKILDPFNPGNKKALIFTAFSDTADYLYKHLSAEVTDQFQLHSACVTGGSGNPKSTLGTSYDFQEVMTLFSPRSKKKDLILENEPREIDVLVGTDCISEGQNLQDCDIVINYDIHWNPVRIIQRFGRVDRIGSTNTDIQLVNYWPDISLDEYINLKDRVESRMVIADVSATGDDNVLSAKANDTEYRKEQLRRLQDEVIELEDLKTGVSITDLGLNDFRMDLVRYLKDHPDIPKLPNGIHTVVTAAPEKGLVPGVIFAMKNIKATTPDIGGHNRLHPFYLVYIGHDGEIIAEHSRAKHLLDLARAACKPYPEPIAKVVEHFNKNTKDGRNMQAYSDLLDSAIKSMINVKEDKDIDSLFTGARTTALLDSIAGLDDFELLGFIVVYGET; encoded by the coding sequence TTGCGAACGCTTGACAACATAAACGATCTCTTTGGGGACGATCTCAAAGGCAGAATAAAAAAAGGTTCCAAACTGCAAATCGCGGCGTCCTGCTTTTCTATCTATGCTTATGAGGCCTTGAAAAAGGAGCTAGAGAAGGTCGACGCGTTGGAGTTTATTTTTACGGCTCCAACTTTCGTTCCAAATGAGCAATCCGACAAAATCAGGAAAGAACGACGGGAATTTTCTATTCCAAAACGCGACCGCGAACGTGGCCTTTACGGGACGGAGTTTGAAATCAGGCTCAAAAACCAGCTTACCCAAAAAGCTATCGCCAAGGAATGCGCAGACTGGATAAGGCGGAAAGCGCGATTTAAATCCAATACAACCTCTGCGCCTATGCAACAATTCGCGTGCATACCTGGAAATGATGCGATGGCTTATATGCCAATTCAGGGCTTCACGGCTGTAGACCTTGGGTATGAGCAAGGCAATGCGGTTTCTAACATGGTCAACTGCTTGAATGAGCCGACTATGGCGAAAACATTTCTCGATTTGTTCGAGAATATCTGGCGTGACCCTACAAAGCTTCAGGATGTCACGGAACAGCTCTGCAATCACATTGAAAATATCTATCAGGAAAACGCGCCAGATAAAGTCTATTTCCTAATCTTATATAATATTTTCAATGAGTTTCTTGAAGACTTAAGTGAAGACGTCCTTCCCAATGACCTGACTGGATATCAAGACAGCGTGGTTTGGAATACACTTTACAATTTTCAGAAAGACGCGGCTGTTGGTCTCATCAATAAGCTTGAGACTTATAATGGCTGTATACTCGCCGACAGTGTTGGTCTGGGTAAAACTTTTACTGCTCTTGGAGTTATCAAATATTACGAGCTACGTAACAAGGCTGTACTTGTCCTTTGCCCGAAAAAACTCGCGGGAAATTGGCAGACCTATAACAGCAATCTAAAAACAAATATTCTAGCCAAGGACCGCCTAAATTACGACATCCTTTGCCACACGGACCTTAGCCGAACGAGTGGTGAAAGTCTTGGACTTCCGCTCAATCAGGTCAATTGGGGTAATTACGATCTGGTCGTTATCGATGAGTCTCATAATTTCAGGAATAATGAAGCGCTCAAAGAGAAAGAGACACGATATCAAAAACTGATGCGTATGGTTATTCGAGAAGGCGTCATGACCAAAGTCCTTATGCTCTCAGCTACACCGGTGAATAATCGTTTCACGGATCTACGCAATCAATTGGCTCTGGCCTATGAAGGAGAATCCTCCACGCTTTCTAAAAAGCTCGGAACTGAACGACCCATTGAAGACATTTTCAAACGGGCGCAGGCCGTTTTTAATGACTGGTCAAAACTGCCTACAGAAGAGCGCACGGCGGAACTTATCCTAGAGCGCCTTGATTTTGATTTTTTCAAACTTCTCGATAGCGTCACTATCGCTCGGTCTCGCAAACACATCACAACGTATTATGATACGGCAGATATTGGCGATTTCCCGAATAGACGACAGCCTGTTTCACATCGTTGTAAGCTGACCAGCCGCACGGATGTCATGAGCTTCAACGAAATCTACACGGACCTCAGGCAGGTCAAAATGTCAGTCTACGCGCCAATCAGCTATGTCCTGCCGAGCCGTCTCAAAAAATATGAAGAGATGTACGACACTGAAGTTCGCGAAGGCAAAGGCCGCCTCACGCAAATGGACCGCGAAAAGGCTTTGCAAAGCTTGATGACTGTAAATTTGCTTAAGCGTCTTGAGAGTTCTGTCCACGCGTTTCGGCTGACACTCGAAAAGCTCAATAACTTTTATCTCTCAACGCTTGAGAAAATTGCCGCTTACGAAGCCACTGGTAAAATGGAGTCTATCGATAATATAATCGATGACCTTGATCCAGATGATGATGAGCTCCCGACACCTGAAGAACAATTGATTGGTGGAAAAATTAAAATAGATCTTGCCGATATCGACCTGCCGAGCTGGAAACACGAGCTCCAAGGCGACCAGCATCTTCTTTCACATCTCTTGCTGGAAATGGAAAAGGTCAGCCCTGAAGACGACTTCAAACTTCAGCACTTGATTCAAAGCGTTAAAGACAAAATCTTGGACCCGTTCAATCCGGGCAATAAAAAGGCGCTTATATTTACGGCCTTCTCTGACACTGCAGATTATCTGTATAAACATCTCTCTGCAGAAGTGACGGATCAGTTCCAGCTCCATTCAGCCTGCGTAACCGGCGGATCAGGCAATCCGAAATCGACATTGGGAACATCTTATGACTTTCAGGAAGTCATGACATTATTTTCGCCGCGTTCCAAAAAGAAAGACCTTATACTTGAAAATGAACCGCGCGAGATTGACGTACTGGTCGGTACGGATTGCATCTCCGAAGGACAAAATCTTCAAGATTGCGACATCGTCATCAACTACGATATTCATTGGAACCCTGTGCGAATTATCCAACGCTTTGGTCGGGTTGACCGAATAGGTTCCACAAATACGGATATACAGCTGGTCAATTACTGGCCGGATATTTCACTTGATGAATATATCAATCTTAAAGACCGTGTAGAGTCGCGCATGGTTATCGCCGATGTCTCAGCGACGGGGGATGATAATGTCCTCTCTGCTAAAGCCAATGACACAGAATACCGTAAAGAACAGCTTCGCCGCCTTCAGGACGAAGTCATTGAGCTAGAAGATTTGAAGACTGGCGTATCAATCACTGATCTCGGTCTAAATGACTTTCGAATGGACCTGGTCCGCTATCTCAAAGATCATCCCGATATTCCTAAACTACCCAATGGAATTCATACAGTTGTCACTGCGGCACCCGAAAAAGGGCTCGTCCCGGGCGTTATTTTCGCTATGAAAAACATCAAGGCGACAACACCGGATATTGGTGGCCATAACAGGCTCCATCCATTTTATCTGGTCTATATCGGGCATGATGGAGAAATCATCGCCGAGCACTCTCGGGCAAAACACTTACTCGATTTGGCCAGAGCGGCATGTAAACCTTATCCAGAGCCGATTGCAAAGGTCGTGGAGCATTTCAACAAAAACACCAAAGATGGCCGTAATATGCAGGCCTATTCAGACCTTCTAGATAGTGCCATCAAGTCTATGATCAATGTCAAAGAGGACAAGGACATTGACAGCCTCTTTACTGGAGCGCGCACAACCGCGCTTCTCGACTCCATAGCTGGTCTGGATGACTTTGAACTGTTGGGTTTTATTGTTGTATATGGTGAGACTTAA
- a CDS encoding site-specific DNA-methyltransferase, with amino-acid sequence MDNKQNIEKLDMTTPNITDANVARIAELFPNVVTEGRDENGKLTHVVDFDALKQELSDSIVEGPQERYRLDWPGKREAMLAANTPITKTLRPVREESVDFDTTKNLFIEGDNLDALKLLQETYLGKVKMIYIDPPYNTGKDFIYKDNFTGDKQDYLEDSGQVDEEGGKLVANPESNGRYHSDWLSMMYPRLKLARNLLRDDGNFLISLDENEINNARIILDEIFGKTNFVGTIAWESKTKSQNTQGAYNKLQPKVEYILLYTRASGRRFNLRVAGEKAYPEIDEKGKYRLHRQEAMSAQGIRGRETMIYDMLEISPPEGRQWQVGKETYEKFLSRDDVFLDGQTPVFKMRPGDERGSITEPFWGFFSKDCGTAESAKKELSGLLDGKIHAFDTVKPTQILSDLIFHCTKQGDIVLDFFAGSGSTHNASFVESTRSGERTVISVQLGNASTNVELKEASDFDDVSQLSKERIRQAGKKVLEENSDQAGTLDVGFRVLKIDSSNMNDVYYAPGELEQGSLLDAVEHIKPDRTAEDLLFQVMLDWGVDLALPITLEVIDGKTVYWVGEDNLAACFDLKITENIIKAMAERKPLRAVFRDDGFGSDDMKINAGQLFAQMTDGHTDMKVI; translated from the coding sequence GTGGACAATAAACAAAATATAGAAAAACTGGATATGACGACGCCCAATATCACTGATGCCAATGTCGCGCGGATTGCAGAACTGTTTCCGAATGTCGTGACCGAGGGCCGGGATGAAAATGGCAAGCTCACCCATGTCGTCGATTTTGATGCGCTGAAGCAGGAGCTCTCTGATTCTATCGTTGAAGGACCGCAAGAACGCTATCGTCTGGATTGGCCCGGCAAACGCGAAGCTATGCTGGCGGCCAATACGCCGATTACGAAAACTTTGCGCCCGGTCCGCGAGGAGAGTGTGGATTTCGACACCACCAAAAACCTGTTTATCGAAGGCGATAATCTGGACGCGCTCAAACTCTTGCAGGAAACCTATTTGGGCAAGGTCAAGATGATCTATATCGATCCGCCCTATAATACGGGTAAGGATTTTATCTATAAGGATAATTTTACAGGCGATAAGCAGGACTATCTTGAGGATAGCGGACAGGTGGATGAAGAGGGCGGGAAATTAGTCGCCAACCCTGAAAGCAATGGTCGCTATCACTCTGATTGGCTTTCAATGATGTATCCGCGTTTGAAGCTTGCGCGGAACTTACTAAGGGATGATGGCAATTTCTTGATTAGCCTAGATGAAAATGAAATAAACAACGCCAGAATTATTCTTGACGAAATATTTGGAAAAACTAATTTTGTAGGAACAATAGCTTGGGAGTCAAAAACTAAGTCTCAAAATACCCAAGGCGCATATAATAAGCTACAGCCAAAAGTAGAGTATATTCTCCTCTATACTAGGGCATCGGGAAGAAGATTTAATCTGAGAGTTGCAGGGGAGAAGGCTTATCCCGAAATTGATGAAAAAGGTAAATATCGACTGCACAGACAGGAAGCAATGAGCGCCCAAGGAATACGAGGTCGCGAAACGATGATATACGACATGCTAGAGATATCTCCCCCAGAAGGACGACAATGGCAAGTCGGGAAAGAAACCTATGAGAAGTTTTTATCACGCGATGATGTTTTTTTAGATGGACAAACACCGGTGTTTAAGATGCGCCCCGGTGACGAAAGAGGCTCTATAACAGAACCGTTTTGGGGTTTTTTTTCAAAAGATTGCGGAACAGCGGAAAGTGCGAAAAAAGAACTCTCAGGTCTCTTAGATGGAAAAATTCATGCATTTGATACTGTGAAACCGACTCAAATCCTTAGCGACTTAATCTTTCACTGCACCAAACAAGGAGACATAGTTTTAGATTTCTTTGCGGGTTCGGGATCAACTCACAATGCATCGTTTGTCGAGTCTACGCGATCTGGAGAAAGAACAGTAATTAGTGTTCAGCTTGGGAATGCATCAACAAATGTTGAATTAAAAGAGGCCAGCGATTTTGACGACGTTTCTCAATTATCCAAAGAACGCATTCGCCAAGCGGGTAAGAAAGTTTTGGAAGAAAATTCTGACCAAGCTGGGACGTTGGACGTAGGTTTCCGTGTCCTAAAAATCGACAGTTCTAATATGAATGATGTCTATTATGCGCCGGGCGAGCTTGAACAAGGCAGTCTCTTGGATGCTGTGGAACACATTAAGCCTGACCGTACAGCTGAAGATCTTTTGTTTCAGGTCATGTTAGATTGGGGTGTGGATTTGGCACTGCCCATTACACTAGAGGTGATTGACGGTAAAACCGTTTATTGGGTGGGCGAGGATAATCTGGCCGCCTGTTTTGATCTGAAAATCACCGAAAACATCATAAAAGCTATGGCAGAACGAAAGCCTCTTAGGGCTGTTTTCCGAGATGATGGGTTTGGATCTGATGATATGAAAATCAATGCCGGACAGCTTTTTGCGCAAATGACAGATGGTCATACGGACATGAAAGTTATCTAG
- a CDS encoding DUF4391 domain-containing protein, producing the protein MSALFAYPKRAKFDRMVSKTKLFSYEKATPRIRDLFSDQVEQVRWIYKLAPETINLMASKNVPEIQIFNLRLKGEELDDDVLRHIDKAIAFPIIFELAYGDNRKAVASPKWQGGKPGKHYYASNWVAEQSERQVLPVATNLEGLYSQLLQSLMPYKGRDYEGLFELNARIEEIRSLEKRCESLRSKIGKEKQFNRRVEFNRELKKTSEHLSELIHG; encoded by the coding sequence TTGAGTGCCCTCTTCGCATATCCAAAGCGAGCGAAGTTTGACCGTATGGTCTCCAAGACCAAGCTGTTTTCATATGAGAAAGCAACACCGCGTATTCGAGACCTATTCTCCGACCAAGTGGAGCAAGTGCGTTGGATTTATAAACTAGCCCCTGAAACGATCAATCTAATGGCCTCAAAAAATGTGCCTGAAATTCAAATTTTTAACCTTAGGCTTAAAGGTGAAGAATTGGATGATGATGTTCTCAGACATATAGACAAAGCCATTGCCTTTCCGATAATTTTTGAATTGGCATATGGCGACAATCGTAAAGCTGTCGCTTCGCCAAAATGGCAGGGCGGCAAGCCAGGCAAACATTATTATGCCTCTAACTGGGTGGCTGAACAGAGCGAGAGGCAAGTCTTACCCGTCGCCACAAATCTAGAGGGACTTTACAGCCAGCTATTACAAAGCTTGATGCCCTATAAGGGACGTGACTATGAAGGTCTATTCGAGCTTAATGCCCGCATTGAAGAGATAAGATCACTCGAGAAAAGATGCGAGTCCCTTCGCTCTAAGATAGGCAAAGAGAAACAATTTAATCGTCGAGTGGAATTTAATCGGGAACTTAAGAAAACGTCCGAACATCTTTCGGAGTTGATCCATGGTTAG